In a single window of the Schistocerca americana isolate TAMUIC-IGC-003095 chromosome X, iqSchAmer2.1, whole genome shotgun sequence genome:
- the LOC124555890 gene encoding mediator of RNA polymerase II transcription subunit 15-like: MWLLIAACLLAAGVRGLQPGSTQALYGASPGQYVLRSQEPQPQPQPQPQPQPQQALQQLPPEYLGLLQQLVAQPQQQPQQAPPAAAVQQQQQPGLRQIVITRTPEANAVQYTAAQAHQAQQQAQVQPQPQAQPSPQARLQLVAAEPTVAAQYYSAQTQAQAQAQAQAQAQAQAQAEAQAQAQAQAQAQAQAQAQAQAQAQAQAQLQPQPQPQQQLLTQQQLQQHVLTQAQALPQQQLVVATSPRSVALVPQQLTPSRAHSVHEARLRASLAGEDPNAAVQQLIVATPTPTQTQYEGAQVAQFLALSQRQQAQEQQQQQLLQQQQQQQQQLQQQQLQQLAPQQAVQQVAIQQSHAGLAAQRQQAALRQAQQPQIVYQSVEDQQAVLQAARQQSAQQHTTVQQADRQQAALREAQQQAALREAQQQAALREAQQQAALREAQQQAALREAQQQAALREAQQQAALREAQQQAAQQEAQQQAALREAQQQAALREAQQQAALRESQRYRPIQQVEQQAVVREPQSYQEYEQQQDSQTQIPVLQQTRRPAPEQYLRETTRPHQARRPQAFSRTRQRITTPPPIHDEEVINSLLGQAPETRTIYQSTARPSYFEQTTQPSQSSVFESTASGRQRSQRPTAALDNRQPAEPEGGNSLPVVRLPTPDGQRPLTHSELQALVDAGFKVAPVAESDTPAPNPVYYQPQQQLTSTKRQRSYATPTPPAQSVGQERSKSRRIQRPQRPQRPHSAPPATRLQDEYLSSFPSPSPTAGRPVYEDSRTQRPVYQETVTQAPVYQESPTAQPTYQELTTVRPVYQEPTTASSAYQEIETPQIIFQEDLKGRQIYHDAQTLQQQRPTYNPQPVVPEAAPAPVQYVAATTAAPATAAALKDPYQAVQEHLRAQQRTQASAPRRFQQQQQLVQQQEQQQHQQQQQQNRYDQQQFLEQDQEQQQRPELDYRFAEVAAAPIVVEEPATVAPPPATRGRRPYHARSRLRARQQHPPGDGYTGQDYDAEAYSAARRVRGRRPLPADRS, translated from the exons AACTCCTGAAGCAAATGCTGTGCAGTATACAGCTGCACAAGCACACCAAGCTCAGCAGCAGGCACAGGTGCAACCACAGCCTCAGGCTCAACCGAGCCCACAAGCCAGGCTACAGCTGGTGGCTGCAGAGCCCACAGTCGCCGCCCAATACTACTCTGCACAGACTCAAGCACAAGCACAGGCGCAAGCACAAGCACAAGCACAGGCACAAGCTCAAGCTGAAGCTCAAGCTCAAGCTCAAGCTCAAGCTCAAGCTCAAGCTCAAGCTCAAGCTCAAGCCCAAGCTCAAGCTCAAGCACAAGCACAGCTGCAACCCCAACCCCAGCCACAGCAGCAGCTGTTGACTcagcaacagctgcagcaacacgttCTGACCCAGGCACAGGCCCTGCCACAGCAGCAACTGGTGGTTGCTACATCACCACGCTCAGTCGCTCTCGTTCCTCAGCAGCTGACACCCTCCAGAGCCCACAGTGTGCACGAAGCGCGACTGAGGGCCTCGTTGGCCGGTGAGGATCCGAATGCAGCCGTtcagcagctgatagtggcaaCTCCGACGCCTACACAGACACAGTATGAGGGTGCACAAGTGGCACAATTCCTGGCTCTGTCCCAGCGACAGCAGGCtcaggagcaacagcagcagcagctgctacaacagcagcagcagcaacaacaacagctacagcagcagcagcttcaGCAACTGGCTCCCCAGCAGGCTGTCCAACAAGTGGCTATACAACAGTCTCATGCTGGCCTTGCTGCACAGCGCCAGCAGGCTGCTCTGAGGCAAGCTCAGCAGCCACAGATAGTCTACCAGAGTGTCGAAGACCAACAGGCCGTCCTCCAAGCCGCTCGACAGCAGTCGGCCCAGCAGCACACCACTGTACAGCAAGCCGACCGGCAACAGGCGGCACTCCGAGAGGCACAGCAACAAGCTGCGCTGAGAGAGGCACAGCAACAAGCTGCGCTGAGAGAGGCGCAGCAACAAGCTGCTCTCAGGGAGGCGCAACAGCAAGCTGCCCTGAGAGAGGCACAGCAGCAAGCTGCTCTGCGAGAGGCTCAGCAACAGGCCGCACTACGAGAGGCTCAGCAACAGGCTGCACAGCAGGAGGCACAGCAGCAGGCCGCGCTGCGAGAGGCTCAGCAGCAAGCTGCACTGCGAGAGGCACAGCAGCAGGCGGCTCTCAGGGAGTCCCAGAGGTACAGACCCATACAGCAGGTGGAACAACAGGCTGTGGTTAGGGAGCCACAGTCCTATCAGGAGTACGAGCAGCAGCAAGACTCCCAGACGCAGATACCCGTGTTGCAGCAAACACGCAGACCGGCACCGGAGCAGTATTTGCGTGAAACGACTCGCCCTCACCAGGCGAGGCGGCCGCAGGCTTTCTCGCGCACTCGTCAGCGCATTACGACTCCCCCTCCGATCCACGACGAGGAAGTGATCAACTCTCTTCTCGGCCAAGCGCCAGAAACTAGGACCATCTATCAGTCCACCGCACGTCCTTCGTACTTCGAACAGACTACTCAACCCTCTCAATCGTCTGTCTTCGAATCGACAGCCTCGGGAAGACAAAGATCTCAACGACCGACAGCTGCACTCGACAACAGACAACCTGCTGAGCCCGAAGGAGGAAACTCTCTACCTGTCGTGCGTCTGCCCACACCTGACGGGCAGCGTCCTCTCACCCACTCCGAGCTCCAGGCTCTTGTTGACGCCGGTTTCAAAGTAGCTCCAGTGGCAGAGAGTGACACTCCTGCTCCCAACCCCGTGTACTATCAGCCACAGCAGCAGCTAACCTCCACTAAGAGACAAAGGTCGTATGCAACGCCGACACCTCCTGCTCAGTCAGTGGGTCAGGAAAGAAGCAAATCACGCAGGATACAACGGCCACAAAGGCCGCAGAGGCCACACAGCGCTCCTCCGGCTACGAGGCTGCAAGACGAGTATCTCAGTTCCTTCCCTAGCCCGTCCCCTACAGCTGGTAGGCCCGTGTACGAAGACTCGAGAACACAGCGTCCTGTCTACCAAGAAACTGTAACCCAGGCTCCAGTTTACCAGGAAAGTCCGACAGCACAGCCCACGTACCAAGAGCTTACTACCGTCCGTCCtgtctaccaagaaccgacgacaGCAAGTTCTGCCTATCAGGAGATAGAAACACCTCAGATTATTTTTCAGGAAGATCTGAAAGGACGGCAGATATACCACGACGCTCAGACTCTGCAGCAACAGCGGCCTACCTACAACCCACAGCCCGTAGTGCCGGAAGCTGCCCCAGCACCTGTGCAGTACGTGGCAGCGACGACGGCCGCACCAGCCACAGCGGCGGCCCTGAAAGACCCTTACCAAGCGGTGCAGGAACATCTTCGCGCCCAGCAGCGCACGCAGGCTAGCGCGCCCCGGCGcttccagcagcaacagcaactggtgcagcagcaggagcagcagcaacaccagcagcaacagcagcagaaccgCTACGACCAGCAGCAGTTCTTAGAACAGGACCAAGAACAGCAACAGAGGCCAGAACTGGACTACAG GTTCGCCGAGGTTGCCGCGGCGCCGATAGTGGTCGAAGAGCCAGCGACAGTGGCGCCGCCACCGGCTACTCGCGGCCGAAGGCCGTACCACGCACGGTCGCGGCTGAGGGCTCGCCAGCAGCATCCCCCGGGTGACGGCTACACCGGACAGGACTACGACGCCGAAGCCTACTCGGCCGCGCGCAGGGTGCGTGGCCGCCGACCGCTGCCCGCCGACAGGTCCTGA